TTTACccattgcaaaaaacaaaactgttatAAATACAGTTGTACCACATTCCTGACAAAAATGACATGCAAAATAAGGATTTTTGGGACATTTTAATCTGAGTGTTTCAACGGGAAtagtgttgttgcttttttaaattaaacacaaGACACCTTCTAAAGTTGTCTCTTTACAGTTAAAATCAACACTGCTTAGAtgcaaaaataatatttccagAACATATAAACACACCCTCTATAGATGTTGATACAAAGAGAAACCTTACAAGTAAGGAAGGTTTTTAATCCTCCTGAATATTGATACAGAAGGGTTATTAGGAACGTAAAACTCATTCTCCTCATTTTcatccttttcaaaaaaaaacctcactaaTGGTACCAATCTTATCAGCCAGTCAAATCATTCCGTTTTCAAGTACATTTCAAAAAAGCAGTATTAAAATATGAATGTCCATTTCCATTCCTGTTAAGAACAGACCATTTGATACCCAAATTATGGAAGCTTAAGACCTCCACGACAAAGTACAAAGGGAAGGCAAAAACAGATGCACAGACCGGTATTTTACAGCTGAATGCTGTCAGAAATTCAACCCCGGAACAAatacaaaggccaaaatcctagaAGTTACACCAGCAAAGCATAACCCAAGtggtgcagttttaaaatgtgagtTGCTTCCAGTTGAGAAATCAGCAGAGGCATCAACTCCTACGATTTGGCACGCAACAGGTAATGGTCTATCCTGCCTTCTCAACTTGCTGCCATTTTGTCCCCAAAACTTTAGGCCCTCTAGGTGACTCTGGTGTAAAATcagaataggattttggcccaaGAGTTTCTTCTTAACTAAAGTTCTTCGTGGTAGAAACCTTCGTCATGGAGCTGCCTGCCGTAATCTGTGGCTTCACTACTGAGGAACAGATCTTGGTTCTCGATAATTTCCGCCTCTGTAAGTTTTCCGTTACCATCCATGTCCATTTCTTCAATCAGGTGGGCGGCCtgcagaagaaaagcagcaaGCGTGAACTTGAAACAAAAAATTAATCTGTAAATACTTTGGCGCCCCCTACTGTACGGATTTGAATGGACTGAACACATTCTTCAGCTGGTACAGCGATAGCCATTTTCCAGGGCTAAACACCATTTAGTAAATCTCACCTGCAGATAGACATATATAAGATCCTGCTGTTTAGGTTTCATTATTTAATATCTGCATTACTGCAATAGTTTTAACTAGCTAATCATGATACTGCAATCTTCAATGGGTCATCACAAATCACCAGCCACCATTAAGTGCGTATGAATTCAGCAGATTCCCATGGGGATTTAATGCCCATATATAACTATGTGATGGATTCTGggcattaatttttttcaaaactcTTACCTCTTCCTGAGCAATGCCCTTGTTATTGGGAGCGACCCAACTTAACAGCTCCTCGGGGTTAAGTTTTCCATCCTTATCTTTGTCATAATCGTTTGAAAACCGGTCCTTCTCCACAAGGATCCATTCTGGGTCTTCATGGGCAGCTAAAAACAAAAATTCCCAGATctgagtctttttctttttttccattcatgCACCTTTGGTGCATGTGACGACTAAAAAGTCCATTAAAATACCCAATTTGAGTAAAGAACACACATTGAAAATTACTTGGTTGCAACAGGTATGTTGAATCAAAGGCAATGCATAACCTATTTGAGAGCATCAACAGTAGCTGCAATCAGAAAATAGACTGCAAAGAATGGATATACTCACTTGGATCTCTTCTGTAGTCACCCAGGAATTCTTCAAGGCTCACGAACCCATCACCGTTTTTATCGTGTTCCTCCAAAGTTTCTTGAATAACAAACTCCTAATAGCAGAAGCAGATCCATCATGTCAACAccgatcacggggggggggggggggaatagaagagATTTCTATGACACGTCGTGTTTTTTCTGCAATCTCtatttgagtttatgggtgaATCTGAACATGTTCACAAGTAATCTGTTGAGAAAAGCCAGATTGCTCGTAAACATAGCATTTGAATTTGcatatgggttcaaatgtagctTGCAATGATCACTAAACCAATACTGgattaaattaattgttaataataatatcaataataataactgcatgcggtcaagttaattctgacttatagtgactctttccagggttttccaggtgaagagtactcagaagtggtttaccgttcccctcctctagggggagccctgggactgtgcagctggctcaaggttaccCTGGTTGGCTCTACTTGaaggaggcacacagtggggaatcgaacttccaaccaaGAAGGgggtattctctacttggaaagtcagaattgatttgacaacacgttattattataatacagtaataattattattaaataagcTTTACCAGCCTCTTGTTAAAAATTATAGGAATGTCACTTGATGGAAAAGAttaaacagaaacacaaagcacATACAGAAtcatattttcaataaatacatatttctacaaGGGGAGGAAGGAAGTGCCTTGCAAGAGCCAGGGTTTTTTGCTTGGCGCCAAGATTTAAATACACCTAACTTTTTACACAGAAGCATCCCAGCTTaaaatcagttccctgctttaaAAAAGGACTATGATTAAAGGAACAGATAAGAGTGAAACAAGAGAAGAATATGCACCAAAAGGAGTCATGTAGTGAGGTTCAAAAAGGTTTTCTAGAGGAGCTCAGGAAATATGTAAAGCAGTTGTATGTTTTTAAAGcaagcagtggtctccaaaacCTGCCTTCATGTATTCCACTTCTTCAGGATGTTCAAATGCAATAAGTTCATCCAGATTCAGGCCAGACATTCCATCCTTGTTAGCTTTTTCAAACCTCTTCTTGTCCTTTAAATGGAGCTgacaaaacagtttaaaacaggCAATTACCCAAACGGCCGACAGAAGTCACAACGCAGTCATCAATTTAAAGCTCAACAACCATATTCTAcctttgtttctttcaaacaaacatGATTGATTCAAGCTGACTTTTTAGTTACTCAGACAATCACAAAAAACACCCTCAACTCAAAAGCCATAGCTAGAGCCTGATTCGTGGATTGAAACAGGAATCCACACAAACATACCCCCAAAGTGCTACCAAACCATCTAAGACAGTGCCACAGCTGTTGTGGTAACAAATAAAACACTGTGTAATCTATAAACAGTGAATCATTTGGGGGCACATCAGAAGCGATGGGTTCTGTAATCTTTTGTGAGCAGCCACCCACTTCATCCTAAGCAAAGTGTTATCCTCAGTGAACTGAGGGTGTCGCTCTTGTGTTTCAAGTGAATTGCCTAACCCTTTCAGCTCAGCATCCCCAGATATCCATACAGAGGATAGTGCAGAGGATAGCACTCACGGAACCAGGAAGTGGGAATCTAGCCCATGAATGCTTACTTGGGGTTAAAAACAGGAGCACCCTTTCCAAATCAAAATCTTCTCTCCCCTGGATTAATTCAGTCCATGAATCTAAATTTTATTTCCCTATGCAAAAGCTGATCAATAAGGAAGAACGGGGGTGACAGCCTGCAAAAGTAGACCTCTTTCCAGCTTCCCTTCAGTGGCCCACAAGGCTGACGACGAaagcaggaatgaatgaatgaacgaacttAGAAAGCCACCCTCGGCTGAGAGAGCTGCTTTGGACAACCTTCTGGGGTCTTACCTGTCGAAAagattcttcttcagcatctttcAGAGTTGTATCTTCATCAAAATCTATCACATGGTCGTACATCTGGATATTGTACTCCTCCCAGGAGACGTCCCCATCGCCGTTTTTGTCGCATTCGGCAAACTGCTGCTTCGTATCTTCGACAATATAACGCCTGAAAGACTGCTGGATCCACGAACTCAGCTCATCTGTGGAGGTTTCCCCGTAAGACAATGAGAGGGTGGAGAGATTTCTTCCCCATAAATAGCAAGAGAACAGCGTTTTCTAGGTTTCTTTAAACATGAACaccattcttattattattattatgacttcCTTCTGTGATGCTGGCCATTTTTCAAAACACGTACCTTCTGTGAGGAAGCCATCAGCGTCCACATCAATTTTCTTTACAATCGCTTTCAGTCTTTTCTGCTTCTCCTCTGGACTCAGTTTTACAAactcttctgcttcttcctttgaagggagagagaacgcaatttaaaaaaaaaataagtcctTCCTCTGCATAGGCGAGCATCCACAGCATGCTGCTGTTTTTATCTTCCACCACAACTGGACCAGCAATGATGGAGCAGCTGACAACACAcgatagctcaggggttgaaacatctggctgtggagccagaggttgggagttcgattccccccggggcctccttaacaggggctggactggatgatccttgggGTCCTTTTCAGCTCCGCCGTTCTAAGATTGCCGTTACGAAATGGGTCAGTTCCCTGAATTTGTGCAAACTGCCAGATCCATATCATTTGAgggaatagtttttaaaaattactttttgaattGATCAACAGTTCCTTAAGACTTCAGTCCTTAGAGCCATATGGACAGAGTCTTTCATGTCAGTTTTTTAAAGGCCTGTTATGGGATAAACAAACCAGCCTTATGACACTTATTGCTCCCTCTGCAGCTGGTAACTGCCTTCTGCCCAACCTCATTGATGCCTCAAGAAAGGGCAAAAATGTAAAGGCTTTGAAACCAAGagcttaattattttaaaaaaaagcatgcacCAAAATGGGAAaatgcagaaaggaaaagaagctgACGCTACCCTGCTACCACAAAACATTCTGCATTAATAGAAAATGTTTATCGCTAACCCACTGTTTCGAGACTTGCATCGGTCATAACTCAAAAATCTGTTTTTGTGCGTAACCAAGCATTTTACTTCTGAGGAGGACAGATGGAGAAAGCTTTGTTAGAGGCTGTTTCCTGCTCCACTGCGGTGGCAATATGCAAGAAAAACAAGTTTTGACAGGTGGTGGCTGTTCTGCTGACTCAAATGTATTTGGATCGCAAATGCATTAAACGGGAGGCGAAAAGAGAAGTGTTGCGTGTTGTTCAGTGAACAGGACCCGCATCCAAACCAGATGGTGTGACACATCTTCAACAAGGGAAAGCAAGAGTTTCAAGCATGTCCCAGCCGATTTTTATGAAACGGGTACAGGCCCATAGGACCATCCCAACCCCATGT
The Pogona vitticeps strain Pit_001003342236 chromosome 12, PviZW2.1, whole genome shotgun sequence genome window above contains:
- the RCN2 gene encoding reticulocalbin-2; the protein is MRPPRPPQAPSPPGRRQRLLLGLGLLLLLLLLLLPGLGAEAEGEQHQQPGQRHYGSDGEHRPDYDREALLGGEEEAEEFVKLSPEEKQKRLKAIVKKIDVDADGFLTEDELSSWIQQSFRRYIVEDTKQQFAECDKNGDGDVSWEEYNIQMYDHVIDFDEDTTLKDAEEESFRQLHLKDKKRFEKANKDGMSGLNLDELIAFEHPEEVEYMKEFVIQETLEEHDKNGDGFVSLEEFLGDYRRDPTAHEDPEWILVEKDRFSNDYDKDKDGKLNPEELLSWVAPNNKGIAQEEAAHLIEEMDMDGNGKLTEAEIIENQDLFLSSEATDYGRQLHDEGFYHEEL